A single window of Streptomyces sudanensis DNA harbors:
- a CDS encoding DUF488 domain-containing protein — translation MSRSAPRVRLRRVYEPPEPGDGSRVPVDRLWPRGLAKADARIDQWPRSLTPSTALRRWFHAADGASGEVFEEFRRRYEAELDEPGAAEALDRVRQLARRGPLTLLTAARDPEHSHAAVLRDRLGEG, via the coding sequence GTGAGTCGTTCCGCGCCCCGTGTCCGGTTGCGCCGGGTGTACGAGCCCCCGGAGCCGGGCGACGGATCGCGGGTGCCCGTCGACCGGTTGTGGCCGCGCGGGCTCGCCAAGGCCGACGCGCGGATCGACCAGTGGCCCAGGTCCCTCACCCCGTCGACCGCACTCCGCCGCTGGTTCCACGCGGCCGACGGCGCCTCCGGAGAGGTGTTCGAGGAGTTCAGGCGCCGGTACGAGGCCGAGCTCGACGAACCCGGGGCCGCCGAGGCCCTCGACCGCGTCCGGCAGCTCGCACGACGGGGGCCGCTCACCCTCCTGACGGCGGCCAGGGACCCGGAACACAGTCACGCCGCCGTCCTGCGCGACCGGCTCGGCGAGGGGTGA
- a CDS encoding DUF6153 family protein, giving the protein MIVGTGSGRRLAGRPFVLLVAVVLAGLLGMHALGPDGARVTPALGHERAAAEATAAPGHDRAAAEGCSHTDGTPDHSDHADGTCAAAGTASAYAPPAPARDLTEEFRSSVPVAPAMAPAGSDRAPPDLSELQLLRI; this is encoded by the coding sequence GTGATCGTCGGCACCGGTTCGGGGCGCCGCCTCGCGGGGCGGCCCTTCGTGCTGCTGGTGGCGGTGGTGCTGGCCGGCCTGCTCGGGATGCACGCCCTGGGTCCCGACGGAGCCCGCGTCACCCCCGCCCTCGGTCACGAGAGGGCGGCGGCCGAGGCGACGGCCGCCCCCGGTCACGACAGGGCGGCGGCCGAGGGGTGCTCGCACACGGACGGCACGCCGGACCACTCCGATCACGCGGACGGGACCTGCGCGGCGGCCGGTACCGCTTCGGCGTACGCGCCGCCCGCCCCGGCCCGCGACCTGACGGAAGAGTTCCGCTCCTCCGTTCCGGTGGCGCCGGCCATGGCACCGGCCGGGAGCGACCGGGCGCCGCCCGACCTCTCCGAACTCCAGCTCCTTCGGATATAG
- a CDS encoding DUF305 domain-containing protein, producing the protein MNSKRSLVRRTAAVIAAAFLLAACGGNGDSTAGHDGHTAKSPSAPASPGRHNAADIAFAQGMIPHHRQAVEMAALAPGRAESAQVRKLAEDIRKAQDPEIRTMSGWLASWGEEVPAGGAGHHSAHGDGMMTAEEMKRLESASGKAFDTAFMEMMIRHHEGAVAMAETERADGAYGPAKKMAEAIIASQTAEITRMNELLGRD; encoded by the coding sequence ATGAACAGCAAGCGTTCCCTCGTCCGTCGTACCGCCGCCGTGATCGCCGCGGCGTTCCTCCTGGCAGCCTGCGGCGGAAACGGCGACAGCACGGCCGGGCACGACGGCCACACCGCGAAGTCCCCGTCCGCTCCGGCCTCGCCGGGCCGGCACAACGCGGCCGACATCGCCTTCGCCCAGGGGATGATCCCCCACCACCGCCAGGCCGTCGAGATGGCCGCCCTCGCACCCGGCCGAGCCGAGTCGGCGCAGGTGAGGAAGCTCGCCGAGGACATCAGGAAGGCCCAGGACCCGGAGATCAGGACGATGTCCGGCTGGCTGGCCTCCTGGGGCGAGGAGGTTCCGGCGGGAGGAGCCGGGCACCATTCGGCGCACGGCGACGGCATGATGACGGCCGAGGAGATGAAGAGGCTCGAGAGCGCCTCGGGCAAGGCGTTCGACACCGCCTTCATGGAGATGATGATCAGGCACCACGAGGGTGCGGTGGCCATGGCCGAGACCGAGCGGGCCGACGGCGCGTACGGGCCCGCCAAGAAGATGGCCGAAGCGATCATCGCCTCCCAGACCGCCGAGATCACCCGGATGAACGAGCTGCTCGGCAGGGACTGA
- a CDS encoding DUF4396 domain-containing protein, whose product MDHDAHHDGTAPHHEGTRRGGHAPGASWGTAARATLHCLTGCAVGEILGMVVGTALRWGDAPTMILAITLAFLFGYSFTLFAVVRAGLPLRTAVRVALAADTVSIAVMELVDNGVILLVPGAMDAHLSDGLFWGALLGGFAVAFLVTTPVNKRMIARGRGHAVVHAYH is encoded by the coding sequence ATGGACCACGACGCTCACCACGACGGCACCGCACCCCACCACGAGGGCACCCGCCGCGGCGGGCACGCGCCCGGTGCGTCCTGGGGCACCGCGGCGAGGGCGACGCTGCACTGCCTGACCGGATGTGCGGTCGGTGAGATCCTCGGCATGGTCGTCGGGACCGCCCTGCGGTGGGGCGACGCCCCGACGATGATCCTGGCGATCACCCTGGCCTTCCTCTTCGGCTACTCCTTCACGCTGTTCGCGGTCGTACGGGCGGGGCTGCCGCTGAGGACGGCCGTCAGGGTCGCACTGGCGGCGGACACCGTCTCGATCGCGGTGATGGAACTGGTCGACAACGGCGTCATCCTCCTCGTCCCGGGCGCGATGGACGCCCACCTGTCGGACGGGCTGTTCTGGGGGGCGCTGCTCGGCGGGTTCGCCGTCGCCTTCCTGGTCACCACACCGGTGAACAAGCGGATGATCGCCCGGGGCAGGGGCCACGCCGTCGTCCACGCCTACCACTGA
- a CDS encoding very short patch repair endonuclease, with translation MSALETTPKTRSRMSNQRSRDTAIEIALRRILHATGLRYRVHRRPLRGVRREADILFGPARVAVFVDGCFWHGCPEHATWPKNNAGFWREKIEKNRARDGDTDARLAEAGWLSVRVWEHEDAAEAAERIASLVWARRAMKGRRRPSTVRPEVGLHDEGGLGTEAPTP, from the coding sequence ATGTCCGCTCTGGAGACCACCCCGAAGACGCGTTCTCGGATGAGCAACCAACGCAGTCGCGACACGGCCATCGAGATCGCCCTCCGCAGGATCCTGCACGCCACCGGACTTCGTTACCGGGTCCACCGCAGACCGCTCAGAGGCGTGCGCCGCGAGGCAGACATCCTTTTCGGCCCGGCGCGCGTCGCGGTCTTCGTCGATGGCTGCTTCTGGCATGGATGCCCCGAGCATGCGACATGGCCAAAGAACAACGCCGGATTCTGGCGGGAGAAGATCGAAAAAAACCGCGCCCGGGACGGCGACACCGATGCCCGCCTCGCCGAGGCGGGATGGCTGTCGGTTCGTGTCTGGGAGCACGAGGACGCGGCCGAGGCCGCCGAGCGGATCGCTTCCCTGGTGTGGGCACGACGTGCGATGAAGGGACGACGCCGACCATCGACGGTCCGTCCGGAGGTCGGTCTTCACGATGAGGGCGGGCTCGGGACGGAGGCGCCGACTCCGTAG
- a CDS encoding DNA cytosine methyltransferase: MTSPDAPARFLEHPYILDLFAGPGGLDVAAHILEVPSLGIEWDRDACETRYAAGLPTWHADVSEVRRKRFGELPEGLNVLAGGPPCQTYSVAGNGAGRKALDDVEKLVHELVEGVGEKEIDKRLEEMGGDPRTALVLEPLRYAIAALGCSNRKGRPFDVIVLEQVPAVRGLWGVYKQALEKGLLREDGTRVRYEVAEVVTLPTEAYGVPQTRRRAILIARLAGHGVPPLPDPTHHTYNPFDPKQGGPEDERAVAHAAQTALQVEGVTPRRPWVSMWEVLRATKQRPEGRKSAFEIVSNYGSGGDPKKRGVRTSGQPSFTVTGKVSRNAVRHPDGTPHTPARMTISEAGILQTFPPNYPWSGGDRSQQVGNAVPPLFGMHVLAAALALPLPPEERLRENWRNAADEERATLRKEGCGVSDGCGPDCPKPEDQSPPSTSVDSSRPRTGASAKRSEK, from the coding sequence ATGACCAGCCCGGACGCGCCTGCTCGTTTCCTTGAGCACCCATACATTCTGGACCTCTTTGCCGGCCCGGGCGGTCTCGACGTAGCCGCGCACATCCTCGAGGTCCCTTCTCTCGGGATCGAGTGGGACCGGGACGCCTGCGAGACGCGTTACGCGGCCGGACTCCCGACATGGCATGCGGATGTCAGCGAGGTGCGTCGGAAAAGGTTCGGCGAGTTGCCCGAGGGACTGAACGTACTGGCGGGCGGCCCCCCATGTCAGACGTACTCGGTGGCCGGCAACGGCGCGGGGCGCAAGGCCTTGGACGACGTCGAGAAGCTCGTTCACGAGTTGGTGGAAGGCGTCGGCGAGAAAGAGATCGACAAGCGACTGGAGGAGATGGGCGGCGACCCCAGAACCGCTCTGGTCCTGGAACCCCTCCGGTACGCGATCGCGGCTCTCGGCTGTTCCAACCGAAAGGGACGGCCGTTCGACGTGATCGTCCTGGAGCAGGTACCCGCGGTCAGGGGCCTTTGGGGGGTCTACAAGCAGGCCTTGGAAAAGGGGCTGCTCCGTGAGGACGGGACAAGAGTGAGGTACGAGGTTGCCGAGGTCGTGACTCTGCCCACCGAGGCGTACGGCGTACCCCAGACCCGCCGCCGCGCGATCCTGATCGCGCGGCTTGCCGGGCATGGCGTTCCTCCGCTTCCCGACCCCACTCACCACACCTACAATCCGTTCGATCCGAAGCAGGGCGGCCCCGAGGACGAGAGGGCGGTGGCGCATGCCGCCCAGACCGCACTGCAAGTGGAGGGGGTCACGCCTCGTCGGCCCTGGGTGTCGATGTGGGAAGTGCTCAGGGCGACGAAGCAGAGGCCTGAGGGCAGGAAGTCCGCCTTCGAGATCGTGTCGAACTACGGCAGCGGCGGTGACCCGAAGAAGCGCGGGGTCCGCACGAGTGGACAACCGTCGTTCACCGTGACGGGAAAGGTCTCCCGCAACGCCGTCCGGCACCCGGACGGTACTCCCCACACCCCGGCTCGCATGACCATTTCCGAGGCCGGCATCCTCCAGACCTTTCCGCCCAACTACCCCTGGTCGGGAGGTGACCGGTCGCAGCAGGTGGGGAATGCCGTGCCCCCGCTGTTCGGCATGCACGTGCTTGCGGCGGCGCTGGCTCTGCCTCTCCCGCCGGAGGAGAGGCTGCGGGAGAACTGGCGCAACGCCGCCGACGAGGAACGCGCCACTCTGCGCAAGGAGGGTTGCGGGGTTTCCGACGGTTGCGGGCCCGACTGCCCGAAGCCCGAGGATCAGTCCCCGCCCTCGACCTCCGTCGACTCGTCGCGTCCCCGGACCGGTGCGTCCGCGAAGAGGTCGGAAAAGTAG
- a CDS encoding DUF6339 family protein — protein sequence MTDRPNHLPERLALLPNAEAVEFLTEGLLTGREDVPSIRLNQVTEPLPHADRRGDLPPIRDLTDDAMAYCRNNGLKATRADAWLAPRLHAALRLTRREAADPGFWNYLALGVAPDYVVWRHLSEPKDGKIAKVAADRFRGQYHKQAFARLWWAAELFRDGPDYDPVVTACGSQDILNTALRMSVISHRPTAQAIVRLVAKGVVTTGREVNALAGAVNASAATLMYDVIAPDTERDSRPLLDWIDEAETARQVSRNALPTGPDEEPTPELSVSALVDYFSDLFADAPVRGRDESTEVEGGD from the coding sequence ATGACCGACCGCCCCAACCACCTCCCGGAGCGCCTGGCACTGCTCCCCAATGCCGAGGCGGTGGAATTCCTCACCGAGGGTCTGCTCACCGGTCGTGAGGACGTGCCGAGCATCAGGCTCAACCAGGTTACCGAACCTCTGCCGCACGCCGACCGACGCGGTGATCTGCCGCCCATCCGGGACCTGACCGATGACGCCATGGCCTACTGTCGGAACAACGGCCTCAAAGCCACCCGGGCCGACGCCTGGCTCGCCCCGCGCCTGCACGCAGCCCTCCGGCTCACCCGCCGCGAAGCCGCCGACCCCGGATTCTGGAATTACCTCGCCCTCGGAGTCGCCCCGGACTACGTGGTCTGGCGACACCTGTCGGAGCCCAAGGACGGCAAGATCGCCAAAGTCGCGGCGGACCGCTTCCGGGGGCAGTATCACAAGCAGGCCTTCGCCCGTTTGTGGTGGGCGGCCGAACTTTTCCGTGACGGTCCGGACTACGACCCCGTCGTCACGGCCTGCGGCAGTCAGGACATCCTCAACACCGCCCTGCGCATGTCCGTGATCAGTCACCGCCCCACCGCCCAGGCGATCGTCCGGCTGGTCGCGAAGGGAGTGGTCACCACCGGCCGCGAGGTCAACGCCCTGGCCGGAGCCGTCAACGCCTCGGCCGCGACATTGATGTACGACGTGATCGCTCCCGACACCGAGCGCGACTCCCGTCCGCTGCTCGACTGGATCGACGAGGCCGAGACTGCCCGTCAGGTCTCACGAAACGCGCTCCCGACCGGTCCCGACGAGGAACCGACGCCGGAACTCTCCGTGAGCGCGCTGGTGGACTACTTTTCCGACCTCTTCGCGGACGCACCGGTCCGGGGACGCGACGAGTCGACGGAGGTCGAGGGCGGGGACTGA